The genomic segment AGTGTGTTCCTTGTTGATGAATAATTAATCAAGTCTGAAGCGCActatacagcacaaaaacctgccattgtggccagtgggtggAACATGGTTTATTTATGCCCGCTAAAGCACTTAGTGCATTTCAGGGAAAATTCCGGCCACAGACTCTGCTAATTCCCCCAAAAACCCAGTGTGAACACCTTTTTATACTCTTGTCATGAAGCCTTAATACTTCGCCAACTGGGGACAGCTGCTCTTGATTACCAATTTAAAGCGTGTACTCTATTGCAGCACAATTCCAACATTAACACCTGGTTCCTTTCAAATCCACCACGACCAGCAGTCTCTCGTCACATGGTAACCTGTGCAGAATCAGGAACTTCTCATGACTTCTCCTTCATTTCACACAGCTGCAAATTGCTTTCCCCTCAATacctccccacacagcctgcaTTTTACTTCTTCTCATTTGCAGCATGTTTACCACTAGCAAAAAACCCATACATGTGCATTCTCCTATTCCAAGAGAACATGGTGCACAACACCAGAGTAAGGAGTGGGATAGGGGCTAACCACTTGGTCATTTCAGATCTGGTGCAGCAAGCTCTTGAAATAAGTGGTCCCATAGGATCTGTACACATCGAGGATTTCAAGGCGGTGAGGGGGAAGGGTTTATTTGAACAGGGTCACTGGCTATTACTTGCATCTCCTTTTGAACCACAAAACAAAATGCACATTTAGCCAGCTTGACTGCATCAAACTTCATTGTCATGCTTGTTATCTGCCACTGTCCAGTCTCTCACGGCATCCTAACAATTATTCTTTtcctctgtttctccctcacattcatcCTATTCTTCCTCATTAGATGATGCTTCTTCCTTTTGCTGTGTATCCTCCAAATGCAATTATCTTTGCATAGCCCAGTTATGCAAAATATTACACCTTTTGTAATTTTTGTTTCAATGGTCTGCTTTAAGGTGGCCTTTGGGGTTCCATGGCTCTCATTGTATATGTTCCTGTGCTGTGGTGGGGTTGTGTTGAAGTGACATCATCCAGCTGTGGAGGGGGTAGCAAACATTCATTGTCATTCTGGGATGGATAAAAATATGATGGATGGATGAATGTCACAGGGTGAAATGCCATGGAAATCAGCATTGTGGTGTGGCATTATTTTTCTACAATAAATATGTAACAATCGTACAACGAGGGAGTGAATGCCTTTCCTGTTCACAGTGGCTCCTGGCTCTGGTGCATATGCGTGCAGTCTATTGTGCCCTGGACACGAGGGAAGCCAGCCACTGCTGCAAATTCCAGAGCAAATTCCAGAGCTCTCTCAGCTTTGCTGTTGGTGTACATGAAGAAGATAATGGAAGATTTAGTGAAGTAAAAAGGGTCTTGGTGATCTACTTGATGGAGCTGTGCACTGCAAACTGGGAGGAGTGGCTGACATTCCCAGCAGTTTGGAGTGAGCTTGAGATCAATAAGGTTAATGGTACTGTTGCCTTTGACAGCCTCTCTCAACGTATGTGTACATGACTGCTAAATGACCTATCCCTGATCCCACTGGAAATGGGACTGAGGTTGGGGCAGATTGACAGTAGGAAGTCCTGCCCCAACAGACCTTTGGCAGCAAAGTGGACCTCCAGCATTGTAGGCCCAACCTCTTCTGTTATTCTATGCTTCCATTTCTCCATGCAGCCACTTGTTTCCAAAACAAAGGCTTTTTGTGGACCATGTTTCCTTTTTAAAGGCATACACCTGATCGTTAAGAGTTGCTGTCTTAGTCAAAAATTGTGTATTTGGGCTGGAAATACCCCTTAAATGAAAGGGAAAGACTTGCCTCGCTGCACTTGATACTTGCACCATGGGCAAACACAGCTCGCCTTCCCATCTTGCCAATTTTGGAGCTATAGCCATATTTGATTCAGAAGTAGGAATTTTCTTTTGATGGTTTCCTTCCCTTTTTAAGGATGTACAAAACTACCAAAACTATTATTATTAACCTGCTTGTTTTCATTCACATAGTTTTCAACAAAACTAATTTTCCAAACTGCTTGCATTCTACAAAGCAGTTTCTACTTTTGACCCAGATGCTGCTTTGACATTTTGTACCAATGGTTTAATTTCAGTCAGAAACTGATGGGAATGAATCGGCCTTGCAAAGGGAAAAAACTAAGTGGCAACTATTATAAATCTGGAGATTTAATTAGAAAAcagctgcctctcctcctccaGTATGCTACTTTCAGTGTAATGTTCTTCCTCTGCAAACTGAAAGCATCAGTATGAATTCTTCTAAACGAATCACAAGGGATAGTAAAAGGCAGATATATTTTGAAATTTTTAGAACACTTCCTGGCACTCAGAAGATTTGGAATTCAAAGCTTTTTCTCCTCCTGCTAACAAATGAACAATAGGATTTGAGAGAAGCATTATTTCTTGTCCAAAAGAGCCAACCCCCTGATTTTCTGATAACAGGCTGCAAATGTTTGAGATTTTAAATGCCTCTAAGTGGGATGTACAGATTCATCGGGAATGAGCAGCAATTAAGACCATAGAAACatgaaaaatagaagcaggagtaggccatacagcccctcaTGTCTGCTCGCCCattcagtgggctgaattttgtgtGTCCCCAGAGGGTGTGTTTCCCGCAGGTGGGGGGATATGTAAAATGTGCAGGATGCCCATCCCACCACAATCCCACTCAACCCCGAACTCACCCCAATAATacgggggggcggggaggtgggtggcaccaaattggcagcctgcctgccatatttaaatgaacaattaaGTGTCAATTAGGCTTGTAATCAAGCttattgaccctgataatacgtTGTCCACGCCATAAAACATTTGGCATAGGCAGCAGGGCAGGATCACCAAGTCCGATTTTTTACATGAAATATTTAGAGAAAGTTGGAGGGGTGGGTGTTGTCTGTCGGGGACTGCCCTTTGCTGACTGTGGGCCAGTTCCCCTTAGActgaaccccaccacccccccttcctaTCTGCACCCTCCTTAAACCCAGCCCCTAcctacaccgccccccccaacccccaccactcctcacccccaactacccctttCCCTAATGCACCCAAACCCTCCTGGCTCAAGACTCCGGATTTACCTGCTCCGGGATTCTAAGGGCTGCAActtccggttggcgagcgggTGGGCGGAGCCCGCTcgtcgacgcataaaatgatgtggggtgatgtcaGATGGGCATCCCGACGTCagcccgcgtcatttagattctcaggtcggtgggcacgcagccgactcggctgcacgcccactgacctgtcaatggcctattaaagcTATTAACAAGTAATtgaatcattaatggacctgcccgtccaaccttaaggttggcgggcaggctgggagccctggcgggcttctgagaaaacatggaacctcatccacgggcgggatgaggtttcataagggatttaaaaatttcagagtattttaaaataaaagttacggacatgtcccaactcatgtgacagacatggcagcaaaatttttttctcatttttatttaatgtttcaaaccggagccgatctccctgaggcagcactttgggAGATTTGTGCGCCCTTTCGCCTGCATgcccgaaagagcgcactcctggctcagggttTCACCCTCTCCCGCccccacagggagtgcatagcacttcttgGCGGACaccatgctggacgggccttaattggcagggggaaaatgttgccctaggTCTTGGGCTCCTTTCTTCAGCAGCTGTCCCAGAAGCTGCCAATGATGCCTTCCTGGACTGCCAGGACtggtggagctgccagccaatctgatcaGCTGGCAGGTCCAGAGGGTGGGACATCTGCCCCAATGagaggcagaagtcccactccaaCCTCATTAGTCTGGCCCTCAGCACTTTATGCCAGCGGGGCTGGTTGGCATGGAGTATGTCAGCTCCACACCGACATGCTTTTCTGCCTCCCCTGTATCATTCCGCCCAATAACACCATGGCTAACCTTTGatttcaactccaccttcccacccgGTCCAAAGATCCCTCGATTCCCCATGCAgtccaaaaatctgcctatctcagcctttaacatactcagtgactgcgcatccacagccttctgggatagagaattccaatggtTCTCAaagtgaagaaatccctccttaACTCAGTTTTAAATGGTTGTTTCCTTCTCCTGAGAGTTTGCCCATGAGTTCAAGCCTCTCCAAACAGGGAAAACAACTTCTCAGTTTCATTCCTGAAGGCTTCCTATTTATTTCAGTAGGATTTAAAATATTTCTAGCAGCAGCTGATGTTGAATTTTGTAATTCTGTTTTCAAAAATCTCTTCTACCTGTAAATTAATTCAGAAACAGAACTGTAAACCAGAATCAAAAAGTTACCTGCTTGTATAACAATGAAAGCAATGACTTGTACAAAACATTACTGTCTAGTGATTATTCTTGTGAAACTAACAAGTAACATCTGAATGTATTCATATAAGATTCCCACGGCTTTACTTTTAAAGCAGGCATTAGCTCCTTTGTGTAAAACAACTTAGGGCAGGATCTTTCACTCGGTGTGCGGGCACACGCCCATGTGTGAAATAAAGCGCGTTGACGTCAGCAGAGCATGCTAACATCAATGCGTGCTCTTGCAATAGTTAGGTTGGCGAGTGCGCGCTGGAGCCGGCAGTGCACTCGTCGACAATTAGCAGGCCTAGTAAGACCAGTAAGTTAAcaattgtgctgaatttttcactgccccttcaacctaatggttgacaggcaggcgaaaaggccaagcaggatgaggtttcctcaagcaaataaaaataaaataaaaattttacactggAATTAAAAACacgtccctactcatgtgacagagtcatatgaggggacatgttttatgacatttttattttggttattacttttttttaaacagcgcttttTCAAGCACATGCGCAAAGTTTACGCTAGGCCTGCTtgccctcctacccccaccctcacaggcagtgctaagcgctgccgctcgtgttccacactaggcgggccttaattgacccgcctgcATAAAATCGTGGTGCGGTGCTGATCACGAGTGGTGGTAGGCTTCCCTACCACCCCTGCCAAGCACCCCTCCAAGGGCATAAACTCTGCCCTTAGTGCCTCCTCTAAGATACAGACAAGAAATGTCATTCCAACATTTTAAGCAATTTCACCTTAATATGGTAACATCATTCCTGCTTTTAAAATGAATTTCCTTCAGAAATAATAAGTAAAAaagaaagaataattttaataatatCAAATATTCAGGGCTTTTGCACCAGTTCCTAGTTTGAAGTTCTATGTGACTAATGTGAAACTTGGTGAATTTGTGAACTGATCAAGAGTATAGATCTCCCCTCTCATGAGGAATAGCAGACTTTTTCATTTCATGGTATGTCTAAGTTTGCTTTGCTAGGAAGAGCACAATTGAGCACAAGAACAGTGTTGCATGCCAGAATGTGTTATGAGTCATCCATCAACTTTCCTACTGCGCCCTCCCAATCACCATTACCCTCCCTCCTGATTGCATCCTTCTCTCCTGGTTGCCACCTTTTCTGACAGCCCCCTTCTTAGTTGTTGTTTTGCTTGATTGTCCTTCTTCCTACCTTCCTAGCTGCTGTATTCCCATctcctttttttttcattttaaaactttattgaaATATTTATACAGCTCTTCTTGAAATCAGTTTAGATGATGCCAATCTTATTAGCAACATCCAGTTCATCATTGTCTGGAGCCAGACGGTCGTAAGCTTTCTTTTCACTGTCAGGCCTGATAAGAGTGTAGAATTTAGCTACATCGATATCATACAATTTCTTGATGACCTGTTTTATCTTATGTTTATTGGCCTTGATGTCAACAATGAAAACCAAAGTCTTGTTGTCCTCGATTTTCTTCATAGTGGACTCAGTGGTCAGAAGAAACTTAATGATAGCATAATGGTCCAATTTGTTCCTCCTGGGTGCACTTTTTTTAGGGTACTTGAGTTGCCTTCTCAGCCTGAGTGTCTTTGGTCTCCTGAGGGTTGGTATCATCCTAACTTTCTTCTGCCTGTGACTATGAACTCCCTTCAAAATGGCCTTCTTTGCTTTCAAGGCCTTGGGTTTAGCCTCAGTTTTGGAAGGGACAGCTTCCTCCTTCACCTTCGGAGCCATCTTAGGAAAAGAGCTTCCCTAAAgtgcattggtgaaccagatgggtttttatgactattgacaatggttttgtggtcatcatcagacttttattctattgaattcaaatttcaccatctgccatggtgggattcaaacccaggacccaaagcattaccctgggtctctggaatatgagtccagtgacaataccgctacaccACCACCTCAGGAATTACTTGAGAGCTGCTGCCAATGATACAGTTGCCCAATCTTTGAAGCCTCTTCCCCAGCGAGCTGTCTGGGGATGCCTGTTAGATGTCTGTAGCTCACCGGTCCAATGATAATGAGGCCAAGGCTCAATATTAGGTGTGCCTCGGGCCTATCCATTAAGGTGCAGTGATCATTTTCTATGCCCAGTTCAAGACCGGTATGAATGAATTTCTAGGCCATTGTTCGTTTTCAAAATTCAAGAGAgctttttaattaattaaattaacaCATTTAACATCATGTGTAAACCTTTAATATGATACCTGGTGGTAATCAATCTTTAATTTGAGGCACATAGATGTATTATTTTGCCTTTTTGTTAAATAAAAATCTCTTTTTATTCCAAATGATATTGTACATGGTTAGTTTATTGTCTTTAATTTTACTTTTAGCTTGTTTAGCTTGTTGTTCCTGAATTAATGTTTGAATTAGGCAAAACACATAATGGAAAATCATCCTAGTTTTCTTTTGACGAGAGTTCTATCCAGCAGTTGGAATACTCCACATATTTCTCAATGTCTTCCCACATCCATCTAAAAATATTGGCTCTCCCTACTGAATTCATCCAATGTTTTCCTTTGAAATAGAAAGAGAGTTTGATGCCAACTAAATTACTCATTTTGCTCATCATAAGTGAACAGCAATATCCAGTTAGTATCTCAGGGAATAATGATATTAATTATGTAATAAGCTCTCAGGTTTAAACGATGACTTGAGTTCCAAAGTCTGTAATAGGATACCTAATAGTTCCTTCTTACAGTGGAGACATTGTAGTGCACCAACATAACATATGGCTGACCTCGCCAACCACATACTTGTCAAAGATAGGGTAGGAGAAGTCAGCCATTGATGCCACACAATCCCTCCACTGTAAGACGGAGGTCCAATTTAATACAATCTTTTGGAATTACTGTTTCtgatgaggagatttttaatcTGCCACCCTTGTCTTTAAGGTTCCAGATGCATCAGACCAGTATTGAAATGTTCAGTAGTTCTAAACGTCTCTCCCATTGGGACTGAATGAGAGTGATGACTTTAGCTTTTATTTAGTTCATAAAGTGATGAACTTTAGGAACAAAGGGGCTGATAATGCACATCTAGGACCATGCTCCTTGAACACTGTATGTACCTGCACTGCAGAGAGCTGACCTCACGCTTTGAACAAATACTCCAAATTTGCACATCTATGTGTGCATAAGGAAATTTAGGGATTTTTAATGTTATTGGTGCTAGAGAGATGCAGACTATTGTTGTTGAAGTAGCTTAAAGCCATCAGCCTGGAAAATACGTTGGCTTCAATGGATGAACTAAAATGAGCCAAACAACCTTAATTATCATTTCTATCTTGTGACTCTCCATCATAAAAAAGTTATTTCCAAAATGATTTTTAAGTTATTATGTCACAAAATGGTAATATTAGTAAGTTATAAAATGAGTCTTCCTAATACTCTCATCTATCTAGAAGATTTAAGCGTATATCTGAAACTCAACTAGTGACAAATCTGGAGACATTACAAACATGATAGTGAGCAAACATGATAGTGAGCCTGTTTCATCATTGTCTCATGGGGAACCTATTAAATGACAACAGGTTACAGATGGATGGAAATGCACAACTATATTTTGCCTTGATCATACTTGTGGAAGTGTTGTAGGAGCACCTCTGAatagtaaatttaaaaaatataataattatatTTTTCAATTGGCAAATTGTTGATGACAGCACCACAGTATTTGAGGTCTACTGCCAGCAATGCTATTAAGGAATTAATTCATTTAAGAAAATtgtgttttattttaatatttagGCTTTGAAGACATGTTTCCAAAAGGtcaaaaatgcttcattttcATCTAtcaatccccatccccatcagcgGAGTTTCCAAACAAACCTTCCAAACACGATTTCAGTCCATCAGACTCTCCCATTCTAGTCAGCATTTGCTTTCAGAGTAACTTGGAAAGGACACACAATCAAAATAGCATGTGACTCACCAGATTTATTGCAGAACCTTAATCTCAAATCAAAGCACTGAGGTACTGATGCATGCATCATATGTTTGATAAAAATAAAAAGCTAAAATCTgccaaatataaaaataaaagttacagATTATAACTGTATAAGGCTTAAGTTTGAAATATTTTGCAACCTAAGTAACCAGCGTCAAATGATTCAAGTAACAGGAATCAAGCTACATATTATGGTGAAAATAGTTTGCTAAAAGGTTCTCTAGAGAAACAATATTTTTCAAAATACTTCTCAATTTGTTAGTGCCAGATTTTAGAGCTGGGTTGTCTGTAGGAAGCTAAAACCTAAATGAAAATccatcatctgacaaatggattgTTGATAAGAatgtaagagcataagaaataggagcagcagttgaTCATTCAGTCCCTTGAACCTGAAACTCCACTTTCTTGCACCATCCCCATATCTTTTGGTTCCGctagagaacaacaatttattgaCCTCTATCTTGAACTTACTCAATGTCACAGCATCCATAAACCTTTGAGATaaacaattccaaagattaacatgaaagcaaaatactgcggatgctggaaatctgaaacaaaaacgaaaatagctggaaaaactcagcaggtcagacatcatctacagagaggaacacagttaatgtttctagtccatccgactcttcatcagagttgtgatgaagagtcatacggactcgaaacattaactgtgttcctctccgcagatgctgtcagacctgctgagtttttccagctatttttgtttttgttacaaagATGAACAACCCTATGAGTGAAGGAATTTTTCcttatcccagtcctaaatgatagAACCCTTATCCTGACTCCATGCCCTGTGTTATAAATTCCCCAGCCATGGGAATCAAGCCATGGGTTGTATTTTATGCAGACAGCAGAAGTCCTGCCTATTGGGATCGAAAGCTAGGTGCAGGGGtgagggcggtggtgggggtgtgacATTGGTGACCGTGCTTCGGCGGTCAGTGAGACCCAGGGCTGCATTTTGTCAGCaacagccaattaagtggctgCCACCAGGGCTGTTGCCCCTATGAAGAAAGGTGGCCTGCACCCAAGGGCTGCCGGCCCAATTGGAGGGCCCATCAATAGCACTGGCCACTGCTGGGGATTGCACCTGCAGGATGAGGGCAAATTGATGGCCATGCACAATGTCAGGTAAATGGGATCTGGGGGCaccagggccagtcaggcaggtgccagcgaggggggaaaaGGGGTCGTCAAGGGCAGGCGCTGCCATTGCCATGAGGGCAGCCATTGCAAGGCCCTGGTGCCTCTTCACTGGTCAATGAGTGCCTAACAGGGAGGGCTCCCACACCCGAAGCATGCCTGgaggctgccagggtttacctggTGGCAACACCCCACCCCGCACTACACAGAAGACGGCTCTCCGAACACTGGTAAAGTGCCAGTAGAGGcaggaaaaggcccttaagtggctcagTTGGGCTATAGGCAGGAAGGCCATCTGCCACCTGCCGCCCTCCTGTGGCTTTTTGCCAACCTACATCTCCTAGCCCATCCCCTATAAActgataaaattcagcccaagctctcagtgtctaccttgtcaagccccttcagaatccacgggcagaattttatgtttggcaTGTGGGTGCATGCCCAACACGCCCGAGCATAATATGACACACTATGACGTTGGGCGTAGGTCCCgaagtcatcgcgcactcgctcgatatttcattcagtgggcaTGTGttggagttggctgcacgcccgccagtAATtgaaaggcctagtaaggccgttaacaagctaattaaaatcaaattaacactgcccatccaatcttacggttggcgggcaggcgaaaaggccaagcggccgtcacatttttaggaaacctcatccatgaggaggatggggtttctga from the Carcharodon carcharias isolate sCarCar2 chromosome 9, sCarCar2.pri, whole genome shotgun sequence genome contains:
- the LOC121282337 gene encoding 60S ribosomal protein L23a-like — protein: MAPKVKEEAVPSKTEAKPKALKAKKAILKGVHSHRQKKVRMIPTLRRPKTLRLRRQLKYPKKSAPRRNKLDHYAIIKFLLTTESTMKKIEDNKTLVFIVDIKANKHKIKQVIKKLYDIDVAKFYTLIRPDSEKKAYDRLAPDNDELDVANKIGII